In Hevea brasiliensis isolate MT/VB/25A 57/8 chromosome 13, ASM3005281v1, whole genome shotgun sequence, a single genomic region encodes these proteins:
- the LOC131172122 gene encoding uncharacterized protein LOC131172122, which produces MKPPSYHEVRVRLLNKEAQTTNELLQSHKEEWTNYGCSLLCDGWLDRKGRTLINFVVNSSKGSVFIKSIDASDESKIAALLTNLIEKELMEIGPEKVVQVVTDNALNNVTVVDNEKKLVVGYIYEARDRAKETIANSFNGNEEKYKHIFEIIDARWSVQLHHPLHAAGYFLNPEFFYPNKMRIEHDEEVNSGLLSCIHKMEQDSTKVDMIIDEIENYLVETYGSSTPNLQKFAIKVLNITCSASGCERNRSVFEHLHSKKRNQLFQECLDKLVYVKYNRALLRQYTFGDIATPIDLANIDENNEWLLGELKKGDGDDDDDTLVFMDDVLTWGDVGRAAGVSESHYESRSVAKSTPVKTPSFGGSHSMRGASSSQVDNDEEEEEFVMEVVENEDNFENLDDE; this is translated from the exons ATGAAACCTCCAAGTTATCATGAGGTTAGAGTTAGGTTACTTAACAAGGAAGCGCAGACCACAAATGAACTTCTTCAGTCTCATAAAGAAGAATGGACAAATTACGGATGTTCATTATTGTGTGATGGATGGCTAGATAGAAAAGGGAGAACATTGATTAATTTCGTAGTTAATAGCTCAAAAGGAAGTGTGTTTATTAAATCAATTGATGCTAGTGATGAATCAAAGATAGCAGCATTGTTGACTAATTTAATTGAGAAAGAACTGATGGAAATTGGTCCTGAAAAAGTGGTTCAAGTTGTTACAGATAATGCATTAAATAATGTTACAGTAG TTGATAATGAAAAGAAACTAGTCGTGGGATATATTTATGAAGCTAGAGATAGGGCTAAAGAAACCATTGCTAACTCATTCAATGGCAATGAAGAGAAATACAAGCATATTTTTGAGATTATTGATGCAAGATGGTCAGTTCAATTGCATCATCCTTTGCATGCTGCCGGATACTTCTTGAATCCTgaatttttttatccaaacaaGATGAGAATTGAGCATGATGAAGAAGTGAATTCAGGCTTGCTTTCGTGCATTCATAAAATGGAACAAGATTCAACAAAAGTTGACATGATTATTGATGAAATTGAGAA CTACTTGGTGGAAACATATGGCTCTTCAACTCCAAACCTACAAAAATTTGCTATAAAGGTTCTCAATATTACATGTAGTGCAAGTGGTTGTGAGAGAAATCGGAGTGTATTTGAGCAT CTTCATAGTAAGAAAAGAAATCAGCTATTTCAAGAATGCTTGGACAAATTGGTTTATGTGAAGTACAATAGAGCTTTGTTACGTCAATACACCTTTGGAGATATCGCCACGCCAATTGATTtggcaaatattgatgaaaataatGAGTGGTTGCTTGGTGAATTAAAAAAAGGAGAtggggatgatgatgatgatacacTTGTTTTCATGGATGATGTGTTGACTTGGGGTGATGTTGGTAGGGCGGCTGGAGTTTCTGAATCTCATTATGAATCGAGATCGGTTGCAAAATCAACACCAGTTAAAACTCCATCATTCGGAGGGTCTCATTCAATGAGAGGTGCATCATCTTCACAAGTTGATAATGATGAAGAGGAGGAAGAATTTGTGATGGAAGTTGTTGAAAACGAAGATAATTTTGAAAATCTTGATGACGAGTAG